A window of Heptranchias perlo isolate sHepPer1 chromosome 40, sHepPer1.hap1, whole genome shotgun sequence genomic DNA:
AATTTTTTTATCCTCATgcggcctctggttcttttgacaatcaccgtaaatctgtgtcctctggttaccaacccttctgccactggaaacagtttctccttatttattcttatCAAAActgtttgtgattttgaacacatttCATCATTTGCATCAAATCACTAACCACCCAAGCATCAACccatagtaattttttttttaaataaagatttacTCACTTTGCAACTTCTGCGAGATGCTCCCCCAGTGACGACTGCAAAACTGGTGGTCGGCTGCTGTGGAAGATGTTGGGACCCTTGAGACGCTCGTGGCCGGTGAACTCTGGGAGGTCGAGCCCGAGAGGGCGCGGCTGCAGACTGGAGCTCCTCGGCTGCTGCCAGGGCGGTCTGGCCCAGTCGGCTATCGGGCACCGtggcgggtattggttgagggggtgtCGAGAGAGCAAACGCGGTGCCGTCCTGCGAGAGGGCGACACTTGCCTGTCCCTTAGCGCTACCGTCACTCCCGCTGATCTGAGGGAGAGCAGACTGCAGGAGATGAGTGACCCTTTGAAAGCCCCTGTCCACGTGGTCCACCATTCTATCCATCTGGCACACCAGTCTTTCCAAGGTGGAGCAGACGTTGGAGCCCAGGGTCTGGATGGCAGCCGTCTGAGCTTCCATCAAAGCTTCGATAGTTGGTGAAACAGACTCCTGCTGTGAGGGCTCGGCTGCTGTGTCCCTGGAGGTGGTCGCACATTCCAGGGTAGATTGCAAAGTGGAAATGACGTGCGATACAACTCCACACATGGtggaagtggactcctccatactttcGGACATGGTGCTCAAAGTCTGTGGCAGCCCCTCCAATACCTCATACAACCGATAGTGCGCCTCAAGCATTTTTCTTTTCATAGCCGGATCCCTGAAGTCCGCATCTCTGTCCCACTCAGCAGAGCTAGGAGGGGACATCGCCCTCCGGCGAGTCGTCTCCTGGGCTGGCCCTGCCACCAGTACCTGCTCCTGCCTACTTGTGCTGTGTGTTTCACCGGGTGCGGGCCCCTCTAATTCACTCTCTATCCCATCCGGAGTGGGAATCTCTGCGCTGGTGCTTCGGAGGGATGGAGTGCGTGACTGTGCTCTCTCTGTAGGGATGTCCTCCTCCGAGGTGTCTTCTTCAGGAGCTTCTTGAGGAGGTTGCTGCTGCGGAGGTGGACCTACAGGAAAGAGGAAAAGAATTAGGTTTGCAATGAAAGGCGGGACATTTGCACGTGAAAGGCTTAATCATAGTGGTAGAGGTTTTGAAGTTGGCTGTAATTGCTTGTGGTACATGTGAAGAGCAGTCACCATGCTTGGACAagccaccagcctcgccatctccAATGCTGATTGCTCTGAATGTCCCACTTATGTCCATAGCCGCCTGCTCCGCCTGGGTGAGGATTACGATGTCGGCTGTTCCTGCACCAATCTTATTTCTCTCCCTCATGTTGTGCGCTGTCTTCTCCTGCAGAACGGGAAAGAGAGAGTAAGCAGTGGCTATTGAGCAGGCAGGTGCCAGGGTGTGGAGCTTCTGCGTGGAGTGCATAAGCTGACAGGGATGAGAAGCCATATGCTAGAGAATGGGGATGTCGTGAGTAGGAAGGAAGTGGCTTGATTGTGAATTGAGGAAGGAGTTCTGGGTAAGTGCAGGTTCAGTAAGTGACAGCAGACGCGTGTCGTAAGTGGAAACAGCAAgcaggaggtgagtgtgtgttaggAGTGAACATGAGGGGCGGTGATTGCTGGTAAGGACTGTGAGACAGTAGCGGCCACTGCTCTGCATTCTgtaggatggagggagtgtgaccAGTTGCAATGCAACAGATGGAGAAGCTTTACTCACCCTTGCTGATCTAGTGAgatcattgaacctcttcctgcactggatccaggtccttGGGGTGACACTCAGTCTactgacttcctctgccacctctaaCCATCCTTTCTTTGAGAGGCTGCTGTGCACCTTCTTTCCACTTTGGGGGAAAAGCACTCCCCTCCTGGCTCTGACTGCTGCCACCAACACCTCCAGGGAGGTGTCTGAAAACCTTCGAGCAACTTTTCCCCTCCTTCCAGCCATGTCCACCGTCCAAGCGCAAGAGGAAATCGAAACGAAAGCAACGTTAAGATTCAGCGAATGCAACGCCTCTTTAAGCGGTGCATTCACCCTTTAAATATCCTGCCTCGGGACCGCCGCCGGAAATTGCGAGTAaaaggcgggcgggcgggcggtggACGCGATGGGCCGGCCCGCCCGCCAATCATATTATAATAgcagaggaaggggaaaaaaaaccggCAGTTAAAATCCACCGGGTGCCGCTCCGAATTCGTCTTCCGGCAGCGCCGCCTTCCCCGCCCCGGTTCCCGTCccgggttaaaatcgccccccacATTCtgctgctctcggtctctccgcCGCTCGCCAGCCCCGAATCGTGCAATTGATAGCGGGAGGGGAAAAGGGGCTTTAAAAACGACCTGACATGCCGGAGAGGGTGAGCACTGGACCTGCAGGGAGGGTTGCCTCTCAAGGAttaacaaaccccccccccccccgcctccctccttACACATGTCTTCAGCCCCATTGAAAGAGTTATTTTACATTGTTATTAAGAGCCACACAATCCAGCCTTTTTAATGCATGAATAAAAAGTAGACCCAGAACGCACCTTTTTTGAGTTGCATGGCATAAATCATCGCCGCCAGCAGCAACAGGAGTGAGACTGCAGCCAGGGCTATGAAGTAACCAGACTGGGAGGACGGCAGGCTGCAGACTGGGCACGGAATGCTGCTGGCCGGAGATGGGGCACCTCGACAGTCTTCAGAGGGGCCGGCTCCTGAAACCCAAAACACAATCTCATCAGATGCCAGACACGAACCTGGGGtttagggacccccccccccccccccaaaaaaaaaagcctcATTCAAAGTCAACGATTCCCCAGCCATATCCAGATTCTCCTGTCACCTTCCAGTAAAAGAGCAAAACTTTTTAAAACTGTTAAAACTTTACAGAATCAAGAGTTGGTGGTGAATCAGGTGTTGGTGGTGATTTTGTTAAGTTTATATATCCTCGGGCACGGCATCGTTGATATCTCTCGGCTCTCCCACTATACAGTAAACGCAAAGCTTTTGTTTTTTAGGGGACGAGCAAAGATGAACAATTCAAAACGGGCTGCATTTCAGCTGAACGCGACCCTCCCCAACTCTAATCGTTCTTTAGCAACGCAGGcaacttaaagaaaaaactttgatagATTCGAATCATTTGACCCGCTGAGTTCAATTTCATATTAATTGGATACAAGGCACAAAATAATTTCTGCCCTGAACTCGCCACCGGTAGCAGAATTTGTATTGGTTTTTTACCCAAATACTTGCCCCACTATCAATGTCATTTCTTAAAAGTGAGCGAAAGAAAGCGATTACAATCGTCTCTCCATCTGGATTCGACCAGAGGACGCCACGGATTAAAAAGTGACACGgattgaaaatgctggaaacacacagcagaccAAACATCTGAAAAGGAGATAATACAGGTTGAGGTTTCTCTTGTAAAGCCTAACCCTGTGCGTTCGTGACATCCCTAACCTTACTTTGAAAGAAAAgatagaatttgcatttatgtacctCCTTTCATAACCTCGGGAGGTCCCAAAGCTCTTGACAGCCAGTTgagacttttttgaagtgtagtcgctgttgtaatttagggaaagagggcagctaatttgtgcacagcaagatcccacaaatagcattaagataaatgaccagatcatctgtttttggtggtattggtgggGGTAATAAtcgctggccaggacactggaagcaaTCCCCAGCTCCTTTTCAATAGTGCTAAAGGATATTTtacaccttggtttaacatctcatctgaaagatggcacctttaaAGGTGCTGCATTGAAatatcagcttggattatgtgcccaagtctctggagtgggacttgaacctcccACCTTCTTGATTCAGAGGTAAGGATGCTACCAcctagccaaggctgacacctaatttACGATTATGTTTTAATTGATAAAAATTAAGATAGTCATGAGAGATCGAGCAGGCTACATTTAATTCAATATCTCAAGGTCACTTTTAGACTTCAATTACACAAAATAATCCACTTTTTGGCTTCTCTCCCTACTCATCACTTTTATATCATTTTTAGGTCATGTTCTTTTGACAGCTAGGGCACAATAGTGTCACAAATttagaaatatatttttttctcgGAGTTATATAAAAGGAGAACGTTGGAAACAGTGTAGAATTCTGTACTATGACAAGCAGTACCAGACCCTTCTCTAAATAAGGGCTGTCAGGAGCTGGAAGGAGTGTCACCGTAAACCAGTTAACTTCTAGATCAGTCTGAGTGCTCTTTAGAGCTTCACTGGTTCCATTCATCAATCTTCAAACATTATCCTACAAAGAGGTCTGAAATGCAAATCTCTCAAAAATAGAAAAGTTGCTTGAAATATAACGAGgaccagtcagcatctgtagagagacagACCAGGACCCTTCGAATGATAGAATTACGCTTCAGAAATACGCGGTGCAGCGTCTTGGGAAGTGAAaggtacgatataaatgcaagttctttcttgaagaAGAGTtcaactgaaatgttaacttgtccttTTTTCCCCAtagttgctgactgacctgctgcgtatttccagcattgtctgtttttttgtttcaaatttctaGTTTTTTGCAGCTTTTAATTTGTACATTTGGTTATCGCTTTGCTCAGCTGCATCcttgttgcttgttacttctcaAAGCACTATTTTGTTAACTACACATAGTTtactataataaaaacagaaaatgctggaaatactcagcaagtcaggcagcatctgtggagaaagagacagaattaacgattcaggtcgatgacctttcatcagaactggaagaaattaaagatttaagcaagtacagagccagggaaatgtgtattggggggggggggcggggggcggaggaaagaacaaaagggaaggtctgtgatagggtagagggcaggagtgattaaatgacaaaagggatgatggtgcaaggcaaggagggtgggaatgggacaagttaagaaacaaaagatgggtctagaggagctgtaagtggcaacagcagaaccattaccagcacccgctgtccgaaaaaataggagcagtggttatgatctgatactattgaaatcaatgttgagtttggaaggttgtaAAGGACATGATTTACTGATGGGCTGCGTCCTATATGGTCCGATCTCTGATCGAAGATTCCTTAATGTCACCAGAACTTCACTAATTCTTAGTTAATTGTAACCCTAGGAGTGCAAATCAGAAGAGAGGGCAGGGCTGCTCTGTATTCTCAGCTCGTGACTGATATGGTCTCCACGTTGGAAAAAAAGTCTGTTACTTTTGTTGTCAGTTGGGTAAATGAGGCAGGTTCTCCATCAGTTATTGTAATCCGATCACATGGTTTGGGTTACAGTAAGTGTGagcaaaacagtccttcaatcgATTGGAAAAAGCATCAACTCAATGCATAGATCAAATCAAACATTCAACTGACAGGACaacacataggaattgctagatgaaaaaagaccaaggtccatctagttcactttCTACCATCCTTGTtgccgcatgatacaatgataatggaattgttgactaatcgtaacaatcaatctctatcaattagtctacaacagacccagaaataacacgaggaaaacccccagtgatggagagattagggaaccataggtccaaagtcacctgttcctcccaagcatgctacacttaccacatgtcatgtctcaaattattcatatgctatatcccaaaatgttattttctgaaaacaATCTATTTAATTTGAATTTGAATGAATCAGTGTTTCCACCATCTCCCtggggagtctgtt
This region includes:
- the LOC137305697 gene encoding uncharacterized protein isoform X1; translation: MAGRRGKVARRFSDTSLEVLVAAVRARRGVLFPQSGKKVHSSLSKKGWLEVAEEVSRLSVTPRTWIQCRKRFNDLTRSAREKTAHNMRERNKIGAGTADIVILTQAEQAAMDISGTFRAISIGDGEAGGLSKHGPPPQQQPPQEAPEEDTSEEDIPTERAQSRTPSLRSTSAEIPTPDGIESELEGPAPGETHSTSRQEQVLVAGPAQETTRRRAMSPPSSAEWDRDADFRDPAMKRKMLEAHYRLYEVLEGLPQTLSTMSESMEESTSTMCGVVSHVISTLQSTLECATTSRDTAAEPSQQESVSPTIEALMEAQTAAIQTLGSNVCSTLERLVCQMDRMVDHVDRGFQRVTHLLQSALPQISGSDGSAKGQASVALSQDGTAFALSTPPQPIPATVPDSRLGQTALAAAEELQSAAAPSRARPPRVHRPRASQGSQHLPQQPTTSFAVVTGGASRRSCKVGLSH